Proteins from a genomic interval of Chroococcidiopsis thermalis PCC 7203:
- a CDS encoding ABC transporter substrate-binding protein/permease translates to MPRKKRLLFALLLSTALFVSLCFGWVNELVAQQPYAGKKLVMVTSADYPPYEFRDTAKGKGEIIGFDVDIAKYIAKELGFELEIRDTDFSGIIPALQSRRADFAMAGMTPTPERRKNVDFSDIYYEAKNTIIAQKGSNLTKSTDLAGKKVGVQLGSLQEKAAKKFKGVNLVPLNRIGEIIQEVKSGRIQAAIIEDTIAKGFVANNPDLEFHTLANTEEAGSAIAFPKGSNLVGDFNRVLKQLQDSGEMKNLINKWFGNNEQPATNAATSGSGNISASIPFIIEGVGTTLLFSALSVFFGFIWGTILSLLKISTFKPLVWLANAYTSIFRGTPLLLQIALVYYATPQLTGFDIPALLAGVITFTLNSGAYISETIRGGILAVDKGQREAALSLGIAYQPMMLDIILPQAIKNILPALVNESITLLKDSALVSTIGVADLLRRAQIVGAEKYIYFEPLLFAGLIYYLLVMSLTWGGYVLERRLQRST, encoded by the coding sequence ATGCCCAGAAAAAAAAGGCTTTTGTTTGCACTTTTATTGAGTACGGCATTATTTGTTAGTCTCTGCTTTGGCTGGGTAAATGAACTAGTCGCCCAACAGCCATATGCAGGCAAAAAACTGGTAATGGTAACATCAGCGGACTATCCACCTTACGAATTTCGCGATACGGCAAAAGGTAAAGGCGAAATCATCGGCTTTGACGTTGATATTGCAAAATACATCGCCAAAGAGTTAGGCTTTGAGCTAGAAATTCGCGATACTGACTTTAGCGGTATTATTCCGGCTCTGCAATCTCGACGAGCTGATTTTGCGATGGCGGGAATGACACCTACCCCCGAACGCAGAAAAAATGTCGATTTTTCTGACATTTATTACGAAGCTAAAAATACAATTATTGCCCAGAAAGGTAGTAACCTAACTAAATCAACAGACTTAGCAGGCAAAAAAGTCGGCGTTCAACTCGGTTCTCTGCAAGAGAAAGCCGCGAAAAAATTTAAAGGAGTAAACTTAGTTCCTTTAAACAGAATTGGTGAAATTATCCAAGAAGTTAAATCTGGTAGAATTCAAGCAGCAATTATTGAAGATACAATTGCCAAAGGTTTTGTTGCTAACAATCCAGATTTAGAATTTCATACTCTTGCTAATACAGAAGAAGCTGGATCTGCGATCGCTTTTCCCAAAGGCTCAAATTTAGTTGGCGATTTTAACCGCGTCCTTAAACAATTACAGGACAGCGGTGAAATGAAAAATCTGATTAATAAATGGTTTGGGAATAACGAACAACCAGCTACCAACGCAGCAACATCGGGTTCGGGTAATATTTCTGCCAGTATTCCTTTCATTATTGAAGGCGTAGGAACTACACTACTTTTTAGTGCCTTGTCTGTCTTTTTCGGCTTCATTTGGGGAACAATTCTTTCATTGTTAAAAATTTCTACATTTAAGCCGTTGGTGTGGCTTGCTAATGCCTATACCTCTATATTTCGCGGTACGCCATTACTACTACAAATTGCTTTAGTCTACTATGCTACACCACAACTCACGGGCTTTGATATTCCCGCTTTATTAGCAGGGGTCATCACCTTCACCCTCAACTCAGGAGCGTACATTTCTGAGACAATTCGCGGGGGCATTTTGGCAGTCGATAAGGGACAAAGGGAAGCAGCTTTGTCATTAGGAATTGCCTACCAGCCGATGATGTTAGATATTATTTTGCCTCAAGCAATCAAAAATATTTTACCAGCTTTGGTGAATGAAAGTATTACTTTACTTAAGGATTCGGCATTAGTTTCTACAATAGGTGTAGCCGATCTTTTGCGTCGCGCTCAAATCGTTGGAGCAGAAAAATATATCTATTTTGAACCGCTGCTGTTTGCGGGTTTAATTTACTACTTATTAGTCATGAGTTTGACTTGGGGGGGATATGTACTTGAAAGAAGATTACAGCGTAGCACTTGA
- a CDS encoding amino acid ABC transporter ATP-binding protein, with translation MYLKEDYSVALEQDVAVHVENLEKSFGSLKVLQGISTQIRKGEVVAVIGPSGSGKSTFLRCINLLEVPTAGKIYINGTDITSRHTDIIKIRQNVGMVFQHFNLFPHMTVLDNVTYAPIKVKHVPKDTAREAGMELLEKVGLAEKAKVYPSKLSGGQKQRVAIARALAMKPEVMLFDEPTSALDPEMVKEVLEVMKDLARTKITMAIVTHEMGFAREVADRILFLDGGRLAEDASPQQFFTHPQCDRAKQFLEKIL, from the coding sequence ATGTACTTGAAAGAAGATTACAGCGTAGCACTTGAGCAAGATGTTGCTGTTCATGTTGAAAATTTAGAGAAATCTTTTGGCAGTCTCAAAGTTTTGCAAGGGATTTCGACCCAAATTAGAAAAGGAGAAGTTGTTGCAGTTATTGGACCTTCTGGTTCGGGAAAATCTACATTCTTGCGATGTATAAACTTACTAGAAGTACCAACTGCGGGTAAAATTTATATTAATGGTACTGATATTACTTCCCGCCACACTGATATTATAAAAATCCGTCAAAATGTCGGTATGGTATTTCAGCATTTCAATTTATTTCCGCACATGACAGTATTAGATAATGTCACCTATGCTCCGATTAAAGTCAAGCACGTACCGAAAGATACAGCCCGTGAAGCAGGAATGGAACTGCTAGAAAAAGTTGGTTTAGCAGAAAAAGCTAAGGTATATCCATCAAAATTATCTGGAGGACAAAAGCAACGAGTGGCAATCGCTCGTGCTTTGGCTATGAAACCAGAAGTTATGTTGTTTGATGAGCCAACTTCAGCCCTCGATCCAGAAATGGTTAAGGAGGTGTTGGAAGTTATGAAAGATCTTGCTAGAACTAAGATTACAATGGCGATCGTCACTCATGAAATGGGATTTGCGCGAGAAGTTGCCGATCGCATTTTGTTTTTAGATGGAGGACGGTTAGCGGAGGATGCATCGCCTCAGCAGTTTTTTACTCATCCTCAGTGCGATCGCGCTAAGCAATTTTTGGAGAAGATATTGTAG
- a CDS encoding dicarboxylate/amino acid:cation symporter, producing the protein MKISTLILAALGLGIAFGILLIYGFPEAIAFLDYYLLSPLGEAFLRLIQFVVVPIVFSSLILGLTRIQNATQVGRYTLKLISSYVVTSAIAVGLGIFLAIVLKPGVGVTGFQIAEVTQMTQKQSLIDWLVSLIPVNPLEALSTGNLLQTIFSAALIGVAIQLVGDRATNFVSLIESVYFIFEKILSLILYTAPIGVFALISSAIATQGLELIVKLFVYVIGLCIGSIIMIGFYALVLFILKAKPIHFFQCFFPTLSLAFGTASSNAALPIALQNAQENYGMREDIASFAIPLGTALKRDGSAILQGFNALFIAQLYQIPLTPSLMLAIALSTFLVSFSTAGVPGAGIIMMTTVLSAAGLPVEGVALVAGVDRLTDGLKTVLNVVSNTVNAVILSHWESSSVEPTTEH; encoded by the coding sequence ATGAAAATATCAACGTTAATCTTAGCTGCGCTTGGATTAGGAATTGCTTTTGGAATCTTGTTAATTTATGGCTTTCCAGAGGCGATCGCGTTTCTCGACTACTACCTTCTTTCCCCTCTTGGTGAGGCTTTCTTACGTCTGATTCAATTTGTAGTTGTGCCGATTGTTTTCTCTTCGCTGATTCTCGGCTTAACTCGGATTCAAAATGCAACTCAAGTCGGTAGATACACGCTAAAGTTAATTTCTAGTTATGTAGTTACTAGTGCGATCGCGGTTGGTTTGGGTATCTTTCTGGCGATTGTCTTGAAACCTGGAGTTGGAGTTACTGGCTTTCAGATCGCGGAAGTTACGCAAATGACTCAAAAGCAATCTTTGATTGATTGGTTGGTGAGTCTAATTCCGGTTAATCCTTTAGAAGCATTAAGCACGGGAAATTTGCTTCAGACGATTTTTTCTGCTGCTTTAATTGGTGTTGCCATTCAATTAGTCGGAGATAGAGCAACAAACTTTGTTAGCCTAATAGAAAGTGTTTATTTTATTTTTGAGAAGATCTTATCGTTGATTTTATATACAGCTCCAATTGGAGTTTTTGCTTTAATTAGTTCGGCGATCGCCACTCAGGGATTAGAATTAATTGTTAAACTTTTTGTCTATGTTATCGGTTTATGTATTGGCTCGATAATTATGATTGGTTTTTATGCTCTTGTTCTATTCATTCTTAAAGCCAAGCCGATACACTTTTTTCAATGTTTTTTCCCAACTTTATCTTTAGCATTTGGTACGGCAAGCTCGAATGCAGCGCTACCAATTGCTTTACAGAATGCCCAAGAAAACTATGGAATGCGCGAAGATATTGCTAGTTTTGCTATTCCTTTGGGTACGGCTTTAAAACGCGACGGTTCGGCAATTTTACAAGGGTTTAACGCTCTATTTATCGCCCAACTCTATCAGATTCCGCTGACTCCATCACTAATGCTGGCGATCGCTCTCAGTACTTTTTTGGTTTCATTTAGTACCGCAGGCGTACCAGGCGCAGGAATTATTATGATGACAACTGTACTCTCAGCCGCCGGACTGCCCGTAGAGGGTGTAGCCCTTGTTGCAGGTGTCGATCGCCTCACGGATGGCTTGAAAACTGTTTTAAATGTCGTCAGTAATACGGTTAACGCTGTCATCTTAAGCCATTGGGAAAGCTCCTCTGTGGAACCCACTACCGAACATTGA
- a CDS encoding efflux RND transporter permease subunit, whose translation MIFSISDTFIKRPVFAAVCSIIIALLGIAFIPTLPVAQYPEIAPPQVSVTSNYVGANASVVESTVTNVLEQELNGIQGLRYIKSTSANDGTSSINLTFELGRNQDLAAVDVQNRVSTVLSRLPGPVTQTGVQVTKANNNFLLAFGVYSDRDENKKQDIYDETYLSNYADLYIADALKRIKGVGGVEIFGERKYAMRLWLDPNRLASRNLTPQDAIAALQQQNLQVGAGQIGQPPNKSEQLYQYAVNAQGRLQNEEEFNNLVIRTAEDGTLIRLRDIGRAELGAENYSSLLRFTASDRITHRGVGLGINQQFGSNALDTAAAVKQEMERLKETFPPGMHYEIAFDTTTFIQAGTEEVIVSLLQAVGLVVIIVYIFLQNWRSALVISIAMPVALIGTFIFVKIFGFSINTLTLFGLTLATGLVVDDAVVIVEDITRRIQDDGMRPVDAAIASMNSLFSAVIATSLVLITVFVPVAFFPGTTGQLYRQFALTIAFSITVSTFNAVTFTPMLSAVLLRRGQVPNNWFFNGINWAIDKTRIIYSRSISKLTNAKGIILALFAVALGFTYWLYNFIPAGFIPDEDQGVFITIVQAPEGVSLNYTEKVLEKAEAILKEVPEVQQVFAVGGFSFSGSTPNNGLIFTTLKPWAERRGANQSLQAIIGGFFPQPSGLFPKMLSIQEATVIPFNFPAINGVGNFGGFEFHLQDRANLGFDAMGTALGQFMGRANTYPSPERPQLTGLRPNFSANTPQISVEVDRDKANALGVPVEDIFNTLQAFLGSTYVNDFNQFNRAYRVYVQADTQFRSNPEDIKKLYVRSRSVSEGESRNIPEGAQTGEMISLGNLVTVKEIIAPSIINHYNLSRSVEINGSPVPGVSSGQAIKAMDAVAKETLPRGFGYEWSGLSLEEVESGGQAIFIFGLGVIFVFLTLAAQYESFVDPFIILLTVPLAILGALLAVLVRGAANDIYTQVGFVMLIGMASKNSILIVEFANQLHDEGLSITKSAVEAAKERLRPILMTAFSTVAGGIPLMIATGPGAAARQSLGTATFGGMCVATVLSLFVIPVLYIIIKSIETRFSRKAPVDRSF comes from the coding sequence ATGATTTTCTCGATTTCCGATACTTTCATCAAACGCCCCGTCTTTGCAGCGGTGTGTTCGATTATCATTGCCCTGCTGGGAATTGCATTTATCCCTACATTACCAGTCGCGCAGTATCCTGAAATTGCTCCGCCGCAAGTCAGCGTCACTTCAAACTATGTCGGAGCAAATGCCTCAGTTGTTGAATCGACCGTTACCAACGTCTTAGAGCAAGAACTCAACGGTATCCAAGGCTTACGCTACATCAAATCGACCAGCGCTAACGATGGAACCAGTAGCATCAATCTGACATTTGAATTAGGACGCAACCAAGACTTAGCAGCGGTAGACGTGCAAAATCGGGTATCGACGGTACTATCGCGGTTGCCTGGACCCGTGACGCAGACAGGCGTGCAAGTCACGAAAGCTAACAACAACTTTTTGCTAGCATTTGGAGTTTATTCCGATCGCGATGAAAACAAAAAACAAGACATCTATGACGAAACTTATTTAAGCAACTATGCCGATCTCTACATTGCCGATGCCCTCAAACGGATTAAAGGAGTTGGTGGTGTAGAAATCTTTGGCGAACGCAAATATGCAATGCGCTTGTGGCTCGACCCCAATCGTCTCGCCAGTCGTAACTTGACTCCCCAAGATGCGATCGCGGCATTGCAACAGCAAAACCTGCAAGTTGGGGCAGGACAGATCGGACAACCACCGAATAAATCCGAGCAACTGTACCAGTATGCCGTTAATGCCCAAGGTAGATTGCAGAACGAAGAGGAATTTAACAATCTCGTCATTAGAACCGCTGAGGATGGCACATTAATCAGGCTGAGGGATATCGGTCGAGCGGAGTTGGGTGCGGAAAATTACAGTTCTCTGTTGCGGTTTACTGCGAGCGATCGCATCACGCACCGGGGTGTAGGCTTAGGCATCAATCAGCAATTTGGCAGTAACGCCCTCGATACGGCGGCGGCTGTGAAGCAGGAAATGGAACGATTAAAAGAAACTTTTCCGCCTGGGATGCACTACGAAATTGCTTTCGATACCACGACATTTATCCAAGCTGGAACGGAAGAGGTGATCGTCTCGCTGCTGCAAGCGGTGGGATTGGTCGTCATTATCGTTTACATCTTCTTGCAAAATTGGCGATCGGCATTGGTGATTTCAATTGCCATGCCTGTAGCTTTAATCGGGACGTTTATTTTTGTTAAAATCTTCGGTTTTTCAATTAATACCCTGACTCTCTTCGGCTTGACCTTGGCAACGGGTTTAGTTGTAGATGATGCGGTGGTGATTGTCGAAGATATCACGCGCCGGATTCAGGATGATGGGATGCGACCTGTAGATGCAGCGATCGCCTCGATGAATTCGTTGTTTAGTGCCGTCATTGCCACTTCTCTCGTCTTGATTACCGTATTCGTCCCAGTGGCGTTTTTTCCTGGGACAACCGGACAGTTATACAGACAGTTTGCACTGACGATCGCCTTTTCGATTACCGTATCGACGTTTAATGCCGTAACATTTACGCCGATGCTGTCTGCGGTGTTACTCAGACGCGGGCAAGTCCCGAATAACTGGTTTTTTAATGGGATTAACTGGGCGATCGACAAAACCCGAATAATTTACAGTCGTAGTATTTCTAAGCTGACTAACGCTAAGGGAATTATTCTCGCCCTATTTGCAGTCGCGTTAGGGTTTACTTATTGGCTCTACAATTTCATTCCCGCAGGCTTTATTCCTGATGAAGACCAAGGGGTGTTTATTACTATCGTCCAAGCACCAGAAGGGGTATCGCTTAACTACACCGAAAAAGTTTTAGAAAAAGCCGAGGCAATACTCAAGGAAGTGCCAGAAGTGCAACAAGTTTTTGCTGTCGGTGGTTTTAGCTTCAGCGGTTCGACACCTAATAACGGCTTGATTTTTACCACTCTTAAACCGTGGGCAGAGAGACGAGGCGCAAACCAATCGTTACAAGCAATTATTGGCGGCTTTTTCCCCCAGCCTTCGGGTTTATTCCCGAAAATGCTGAGTATTCAAGAAGCTACCGTCATTCCGTTTAACTTTCCCGCGATCAATGGTGTGGGTAATTTTGGCGGTTTTGAGTTTCACCTACAAGATAGGGCAAATTTAGGCTTTGACGCGATGGGTACAGCCTTGGGTCAATTTATGGGTCGCGCCAACACTTACCCATCTCCCGAACGACCGCAACTGACGGGTTTACGTCCTAATTTCAGTGCAAATACACCGCAAATTTCTGTAGAAGTCGATCGCGATAAGGCTAACGCGCTTGGGGTTCCGGTGGAAGATATTTTCAACACCCTACAAGCCTTTCTCGGTTCTACATACGTGAATGACTTCAACCAGTTCAATCGGGCGTATCGAGTTTACGTACAAGCTGATACTCAGTTTCGTTCCAACCCAGAAGATATTAAGAAATTGTACGTGCGTTCGCGCAGCGTCTCCGAAGGAGAATCGCGTAACATCCCTGAAGGAGCGCAAACGGGTGAAATGATTTCGCTAGGTAACTTAGTTACCGTGAAAGAAATTATCGCACCCTCAATTATCAACCACTACAACTTGTCCCGCTCGGTGGAAATCAACGGTTCCCCTGTCCCAGGGGTGAGTTCGGGACAAGCTATTAAAGCGATGGATGCAGTGGCAAAAGAAACACTACCAAGAGGATTTGGCTATGAGTGGTCTGGACTTTCTTTAGAAGAAGTCGAGTCTGGCGGACAGGCAATTTTTATCTTTGGTTTGGGCGTAATCTTCGTGTTTCTGACACTAGCAGCCCAGTACGAAAGCTTTGTCGATCCGTTTATTATTCTGCTGACAGTACCATTAGCAATTCTTGGCGCTTTACTTGCCGTTCTCGTTCGAGGTGCAGCCAACGATATTTACACTCAAGTTGGATTTGTGATGCTAATTGGGATGGCAAGTAAAAACTCAATTCTGATTGTCGAGTTTGCCAACCAACTGCACGATGAGGGATTGAGTATTACCAAGTCAGCCGTTGAGGCGGCGAAAGAACGCTTGCGACCGATTTTGATGACAGCCTTTTCCACGGTTGCGGGTGGTATTCCCCTGATGATAGCTACGGGTCCCGGTGCGGCGGCGCGTCAATCACTGGGAACGGCAACTTTCGGCGGGATGTGCGTTGCAACTGTGTTGAGTCTATTCGTCATCCCCGTGCTGTATATCATTATCAAGTCAATCGAAACTCGCTTCTCTAGGAAAGCGCCCGTCGATCGCAGTTTCTAG
- a CDS encoding thiol-disulfide oxidoreductase DCC family protein has product MSLSNTQPHATQTAIQSPTWQIKLLYDSECPLCMREVNFLRKRDANRGLVEFVDIADENYNPAANSGVDFETAMGRIHAILPDGTIVKNVEVFRRVYEILGMGWVYAATKLPIVGSIVDRLYGIWADWRLALTGRPDLKTIIAQRQQKTECNTEGRCQL; this is encoded by the coding sequence ATGTCGTTATCAAACACCCAGCCTCACGCAACTCAAACAGCTATACAGTCTCCGACCTGGCAAATTAAGCTGTTGTATGACAGCGAGTGTCCCTTGTGTATGCGTGAGGTCAATTTTTTGCGCAAACGAGATGCCAATCGGGGACTAGTCGAGTTTGTAGACATTGCAGACGAGAATTACAACCCCGCAGCTAATAGTGGAGTTGACTTTGAAACGGCAATGGGACGCATCCACGCTATTCTTCCTGACGGCACGATTGTCAAAAACGTAGAAGTTTTTCGCCGAGTTTACGAAATCCTGGGTATGGGTTGGGTCTATGCTGCAACCAAATTGCCTATAGTTGGTTCTATAGTCGATCGCCTCTACGGAATTTGGGCTGACTGGCGCTTAGCGCTAACGGGACGACCGGATCTGAAAACAATTATCGCCCAACGCCAACAAAAGACTGAGTGCAATACCGAAGGGCGTTGTCAACTTTGA
- the msrA gene encoding peptide-methionine (S)-S-oxide reductase MsrA: MAIATFGAGCFWGVEAAFRTCKGVVSTSVGYMGGHFEHPSYLDVLSRITGHAEVCQVEYEPAVVSYETLLDLFWSIHDPTSLNRQGADRGEQYRSVIFYHTPAQEQAARQSKEQLERSHKYNKAIVTQIQPASTYWLAEDYHQQYLEKKGQHNLKYSSDS, from the coding sequence ATGGCAATAGCAACTTTTGGAGCCGGATGCTTTTGGGGTGTAGAAGCTGCTTTTCGCACCTGTAAAGGTGTTGTCTCCACTTCTGTTGGTTACATGGGTGGACATTTCGAGCATCCAAGCTATTTGGACGTACTCTCTCGGATTACGGGACACGCTGAGGTGTGTCAGGTAGAGTACGAGCCTGCGGTAGTCAGCTATGAGACGCTACTCGACTTATTCTGGAGTATCCACGATCCGACAAGTTTAAATCGACAAGGTGCAGACCGAGGAGAACAATATCGCTCGGTCATTTTCTATCACACACCCGCACAAGAACAAGCAGCTAGACAGTCTAAAGAGCAGTTGGAGCGATCGCATAAGTACAATAAGGCGATCGTCACTCAAATTCAACCTGCTTCAACTTATTGGCTGGCGGAAGACTATCATCAACAATATTTGGAGAAGAAAGGGCAACACAATTTAAAATACTCAAGCGACTCCTGA
- a CDS encoding glutathione S-transferase family protein — protein MTQFTLVIGNKNYSSWSLRPWLVLTQIGVDFNEIRIPLDTPQFRQEIFRYSPTGKVPVLQHGDITIWESLAICEYLIEQFPAAKLLPTQLAARALARSISAEMHAGFQNLRQNMPMNCRSHFPGKGMKPGVQEDIDRITTIWRECREKFGNNNGDLLFGHFTIADAMFAPVVSRFITYGVKLDPICQDYAEAIRHLPAMQAWITAAQVEPEHLEQYDNL, from the coding sequence ATGACACAATTCACTTTAGTTATTGGCAATAAGAATTACTCTTCTTGGTCGCTACGCCCTTGGCTAGTTTTAACACAAATTGGCGTAGATTTTAACGAAATCAGAATTCCGCTCGACACACCACAATTTCGCCAAGAAATTTTTCGCTACAGCCCGACTGGAAAAGTGCCAGTATTGCAGCATGGAGATATTACAATTTGGGAATCTTTGGCAATTTGCGAATATTTAATCGAACAATTTCCCGCTGCTAAATTATTACCAACTCAACTAGCTGCCCGTGCCTTAGCACGATCGATTAGTGCCGAAATGCACGCAGGTTTTCAAAATTTGCGTCAAAATATGCCCATGAATTGCCGCAGTCACTTTCCTGGTAAAGGGATGAAACCAGGAGTACAAGAAGATATAGATCGCATCACCACAATTTGGCGCGAATGCCGCGAAAAATTTGGCAATAATAACGGCGATCTGCTATTCGGTCACTTTACAATTGCCGATGCCATGTTTGCCCCAGTTGTCTCCAGATTTATCACTTACGGAGTCAAATTAGATCCGATTTGCCAAGACTACGCCGAAGCAATTCGGCATCTTCCTGCCATGCAAGCCTGGATAACTGCGGCACAAGTCGAACCAGAACATTTAGAGCAGTACGATAATTTGTGA
- a CDS encoding transglutaminase family protein, producing the protein MQYQIRHKTIYTYSQPITLEPHTIRLRPRSDGWQTLQNFELEMLPTPVSQSQIIDLDGNAAIKVWFGSQTTELLEIQTRSQVETHCTNPFGFLLEPWANKLPIDYPTSLRSQLQPYLQGYWNTAGIDPIAIQLAQEIHHAQNGETVGFLTALNERIYQNCQQVIRETGAPLPPSITWTEKSGSCRDSAILFMEVCRAIGLAARFVSGYQEGDPDANDRHLHAWAEVFLPGGGWRGFDPTHGLAVADGHIAVAASAIPQSAAPVKGGYKGKAQSELKYKLSIQPAIGQ; encoded by the coding sequence ATGCAATATCAAATCAGACACAAAACAATCTACACCTACAGCCAACCAATAACTTTAGAGCCGCACACAATTCGATTGCGTCCTCGGTCGGATGGATGGCAAACGTTGCAGAACTTTGAACTAGAGATGTTGCCAACTCCCGTGAGTCAGTCTCAAATTATTGATTTGGATGGCAATGCGGCAATTAAAGTTTGGTTTGGTTCGCAAACTACAGAATTATTAGAAATTCAAACGCGATCGCAAGTAGAAACTCACTGCACCAATCCGTTTGGTTTTCTGTTAGAACCGTGGGCGAATAAACTACCAATTGATTATCCAACTTCGTTGCGATCGCAACTCCAACCATATCTACAAGGATATTGGAATACAGCAGGAATAGATCCAATTGCTATTCAACTGGCACAAGAAATTCATCACGCCCAAAATGGGGAAACGGTAGGATTTTTAACAGCACTCAACGAACGAATTTATCAAAATTGTCAGCAAGTTATTCGCGAGACAGGCGCACCTTTACCTCCTAGTATTACTTGGACAGAAAAATCTGGTTCTTGTCGCGATTCGGCAATCTTATTTATGGAAGTTTGTCGTGCTATAGGTCTAGCAGCACGTTTTGTCAGTGGCTACCAAGAAGGCGACCCCGATGCAAACGATCGCCATCTTCACGCTTGGGCTGAGGTGTTCTTACCAGGCGGGGGCTGGCGGGGTTTCGACCCTACACACGGGTTAGCTGTGGCTGACGGTCACATTGCTGTAGCTGCTAGTGCCATTCCTCAAAGTGCCGCACCAGTCAAAGGTGGATACAAAGGAAAAGCACAGTCAGAGTTAAAATACAAGTTATCGATTCAACCTGCGATTGGACAATAG